The Streptomyces sp. V3I7 genome segment GTCGGTGGGCGTGAGGACCAGGGAGCCCGCCTCGCCGCGCGTGAGGGCACCGAGGTCGACGGCCGTCGTCATGCCGCCCTTCACGTGCAGCGTCTCGTTCCCGGCCGGGGTGATCAGACCGTGGGGGGAGGCCAGGCGCACCTTCAGGTCCGCGTCGGCGTCACGCGGCGTGAAGGCGATGAGCCGCACCGAGGTGGCGTCCTTGGGGATGCCCGGCAGCACCAGGCTGCCCGCCGGATCGGTGGACGCGGGCAGCCAGTCGCCGCCCAGCTGGTCGTCCAGGGCCAGCACGCTGGCGCCGACCCGGCCGCTGCGGACGCTCACGTGCACGGTCAGGTTGTTCTCCTGCTGGTCCGAGAGCGTGGACAGCAGGACCGGCTTGGAGGCGTGCGGCTGGACGGTCAGGCCCTCACCCAGGGTGGACTTGACCGCGCCATCCTTGCCGTACAGCTCGATGTCGACGACGGCGGCGCTGTCGTCGGGGTTGACCAGGTGCACGTAGTCGGTGCGGTCGGCGGCCGTGCTGGCGCCCGGGAACCAGAAGTCCGTGTCCGGAGCGCTGCAGTTGACGCCCTGGAGACCGCGGCCGGTGCCCACGGCGACCTCGGTGGTCTGCTGGACGGTCCAGCCCGGCGCGAACCTGCCGTCGGCGGTGCCGACGAGCGCGGGCGTGTCGGAACCCGAGGTGTCACCGGTGGCCGGTGTGCCCGGGTCCTTGGGCTTGAGGGCGGGATCGGCGCCGCTGCTCGCGCGCTTGCCCTTCTGCGAGCCTCCCGTACCGTCGGCCTGCTCGGCAGCGGGCTGGAGTTCGGCCTTGCCGCCGCTCTCCGCGCCCTTGGTGACCGGAGTGAAGGACGTGTACGACGTGTCGGCGATCTCGGAGAGGCTCGGCGCCGGACACACCAGGCTCGTGCGCTGCACGGGCAGTCGGGCGGCCGCCTCGGCGGTGCCCGCGCTCGACGCGTCGGGCGCGTCGAGGGCCGCGAATGCGGTGACGGCGGCGAGGGCGGCCGTGCCGGCGAACAGGGACAGGGTCGTGCGGTTCACTGCTGGCTCCCGTCGGGACGCTCACTGCCGGTGCCGTGGGGGTGGGGCTGCGTCGGGTCGTACGCCGGGTCGTAGCCCTGCTGGTACGCCGGGTCGTACGCGCCCTGTTCGGCCTGGCCGCCGTACCCGTAGGGGTCGTACGCGGCGTTCTGGTACGGGTCGGCCGGGTATCCCTGCGGGTCGTAGCCGCCGGCCGGGTGGCCGGTGCCGTCCTGGTACTGCTCGCCGTCGTAGGTGCCGTACTCGGCGCCCGCGTAGGCCGGTCGGTCCCAGTCGCCGTACGACGCCTGGTGCGGCACGGCGGCCGGGGCCTCCTGCGGAGGAGGCGGCAGGGTGCCGGGCGCGGACTCCTCCGCGGCGGCCTGGGCCACCTCCTCAGCCTCCGCCTGGGCGCGCAGGCGGCGGGCACGGCGGCCCTCCCCCGCCTCGGCCAGGGGAGCCGGCTCCTCGGGCAGGTCGTCGTCGACGTCACGGCGGCGGCCCGGCAGCGCGAGCACGACGAGGACGACGGCGAGCGCGCCCTGGACCCACAGCCAGCCGGTGTGGCCGATCGGGTCGTCGAAGGTGACGTCCAGCTTGCCGCCGGAGGCCGGGAGTTCGAAGCCCTGGGCCCAGCCGTCCACCTTGGTGGGTGTGAGCGGCTTGCCGTCCAGGGTGGCGGTCCAGCCGTCGGCGGCGGTGTCGGCCAGGCGCAGGACGCGGCCGCCGGAGCCGGTCGGGATCGTGGTGTGGATCTCCACGGGCCCGGCGGCGACGGACCGCGCGGTGCCCGTACCGGAGGCGGTCACGATCGCCGCGCGCGAGACCTGGCGGTCGACCCGCCACAGCCCGCTGCCGTCCTGCTGGCTCAGCCGGCTCAGGCCGGGGGTGGCGTCGAGGACGCGGCTGACCTGGCGCGGCGCGCCCTTGTGGACGAGGACGTAGCGGACGGCGAATCCGCCCAGCTGGTTCGCCTGGTCGGCGCCGGAACCGGCGACGAGGTTGGCGACGACCTTGTCGAGCTTGGTGTTCTGCCCGTCGGCGACGGCCAGTTCGCCGTCGCCCATGCGGGCGCCCGAGCCGCGGACGAGGGTGTAGCGCACGCGCGCGGCGGAGTCGCTGTCGAGGACGAGGGTGCGGGCCTGGTCGCGGGTGCCGCTCTCCTCGGCGACGAACGCGGGGACCTGCACCGGGTCGCGCCGCTCCACGGGACCGTCGGCGCCGCCGATCATCCACGTGGCGGCGGCCAGCAGCGGGCCCACCGCCGAGGCGAGCGCGATCAGCGCGGCCACCGGCTGGCGCCAGCCGAAGCTCTGCTCGGCCACCCGCGCGCGGGCACCGTCGGCGCCGAGCGCGGCGGCGGCGAGGAGCGCCATGCCGTAGACGAGGGTCGCGGGACCGGCCCAGGCGGAGGCGTTGGCCAGGACGGCGAGGACGAGCGCCACCAGGGCGACCGCCCACGCGGTGCGGATGGCCGTCTGGCGCTCGGAGCGCAGCAGCGCGGCCAGGGCCGCCAGGACGATGCCGATCAGCGTCAGCCCGGACACCGTGCCGGGCCCGCCGGGGCCGGTGCCGAGCAGGTCGAGGGCGGTGGCGGCCGACGCGCCGTAGTCCAGGCCGGCCTCCTTGAAGAAGCCGAACGGCAGCAGCGTCAGCGACCAGGGCGCGAGGACCAGCAGCGGGGTGCCGAGCTGGGCCAGGAAGCGCAGGCCGTGGGCGACGATGTCGCGGCGCTGGAGGACCAGCACGCCGATCCCCAGGATCAGCGCGATCGGCCACACGATCGGCGTGAACGCGGTGGTGACGGTCAGCAGGAGGGCGTACGCCCAGGTGGCGCGCCAGCTGCCGCGCGTTCCTTCGGGGTGCGTCAGGCTGCTCGCGGCGATGCCCGCGCGCGCGATGAGCGGCAGCAGCGCGGCGAGGAGGGCGGTGCCGATGTGGCCGCCCGCGAGCGCGCCGGTGACGGCGGGCAGGAACGCGTAGGCGATGGCCGCCCACGCGCGGAGCAGGCGCGAGGTGACCAGCGGGCG includes the following:
- a CDS encoding DUF5719 family protein: MNRTTLSLFAGTAALAAVTAFAALDAPDASSAGTAEAAARLPVQRTSLVCPAPSLSEIADTSYTSFTPVTKGAESGGKAELQPAAEQADGTGGSQKGKRASSGADPALKPKDPGTPATGDTSGSDTPALVGTADGRFAPGWTVQQTTEVAVGTGRGLQGVNCSAPDTDFWFPGASTAADRTDYVHLVNPDDSAAVVDIELYGKDGAVKSTLGEGLTVQPHASKPVLLSTLSDQQENNLTVHVSVRSGRVGASVLALDDQLGGDWLPASTDPAGSLVLPGIPKDATSVRLIAFTPRDADADLKVRLASPHGLITPAGNETLHVKGGMTTAVDLGALTRGEAGSLVLTPTDRAVPVVAALRVIRGKPGNQETAFIPATSPVGTRASAVDNSGKGTTLSLTAPKGDARVKVTASAGSEGGSPATKTYTIKAGTTQDVAAPVPSGLKGTYALTVEPVSGGPVYAARTLAATEGSVPGFTVQTLPDDRGMVAVPKADQDLSVLQK
- a CDS encoding glycosyltransferase family 2 protein, yielding MSVHSHTAAHHETAATPEFPRHVVTAVLVSHDGARWLPKALDGLLGQERPVQFAVAADTGSADESAQLVGAALGDEQVLHLARRTGFGQAVEEASRIAPVLTPDELPYLRRPNSWDPATRTWRDDAYDMPELPHGEPVQWLWLLHDDCAPEPDALAQLLQVVDNELELGRDDVAVVGPKLRGWYDRRQLLEVGVSIANSGRRWTGLDRREQDQGQHDHVQPVLSVSTAGMLVRRDVFERLGGFDRRLPLMRDDVDLCWRAHAAGYRVLIAPDAVVRHAEASSRERRTVDCVGRTAASPHKVDKAGAVYTLLTNVRTAVLPWVLLRLVLGTALRTLAYLVGKVPGQAVDEVRGLLSVLLRPERIIAGRRTRGRPQVGKEELRPLFPPPGATVRATVEQVAGNLFGSSDPEVSSAGRHGGVGSTDDAEFLMPERHARLKRLARNPGPPLFLVLLLFSLIACRALLGGGALGGGALLPVPAGVGELWSRYLDAWHPVGAGGTPSAPPYLVVMALLASVLFGSTGLAVTVLLVGSVPLAGFTAYFASRPLVTSRLLRAWAAIAYAFLPAVTGALAGGHIGTALLAALLPLIARAGIAASSLTHPEGTRGSWRATWAYALLLTVTTAFTPIVWPIALILGIGVLVLQRRDIVAHGLRFLAQLGTPLLVLAPWSLTLLPFGFFKEAGLDYGASAATALDLLGTGPGGPGTVSGLTLIGIVLAALAALLRSERQTAIRTAWAVALVALVLAVLANASAWAGPATLVYGMALLAAAALGADGARARVAEQSFGWRQPVAALIALASAVGPLLAAATWMIGGADGPVERRDPVQVPAFVAEESGTRDQARTLVLDSDSAARVRYTLVRGSGARMGDGELAVADGQNTKLDKVVANLVAGSGADQANQLGGFAVRYVLVHKGAPRQVSRVLDATPGLSRLSQQDGSGLWRVDRQVSRAAIVTASGTGTARSVAAGPVEIHTTIPTGSGGRVLRLADTAADGWTATLDGKPLTPTKVDGWAQGFELPASGGKLDVTFDDPIGHTGWLWVQGALAVVLVVLALPGRRRDVDDDLPEEPAPLAEAGEGRRARRLRAQAEAEEVAQAAAEESAPGTLPPPPQEAPAAVPHQASYGDWDRPAYAGAEYGTYDGEQYQDGTGHPAGGYDPQGYPADPYQNAAYDPYGYGGQAEQGAYDPAYQQGYDPAYDPTQPHPHGTGSERPDGSQQ